In Leopardus geoffroyi isolate Oge1 chromosome D1, O.geoffroyi_Oge1_pat1.0, whole genome shotgun sequence, a single window of DNA contains:
- the CD248 gene encoding endosialin: protein MLLRLLLAWAAAVPTLGQAPWAAEPRAICGPGSCYALFPRRRTFLEAWRACRELGGDLATPRTPEEAQRVDSLVGPGPASRLLWIGLQRQARQCQPQRPLRGFTWTTGDQDTAFTNWAQPATGGPCPAQRCVALEASGEHRWLEGSCTLAVDGYLCQFGFEGSCPALPDEAGQAGPAVYTTPFHLVSTDFEWLPFGSVAAVPCQAGREASLLCVKQPEGRVGWSRAGPLCPGTGCGPDDGGCEHECVEEVDGRVSCRCAEGFRLAADGRSCEDPCAHAPCEQQCEPGGPQGYSCHCRLGFRPAEDEPHRCVDTDECQIAGVCQQMCVNYVGGFECYCSEGHELEADGISCSPAGATGARASQDLGDELLDDGEDEEDEHEAWETFDGGWTEVPGIPWMEATQPPDFGLAYRPSFPEEGEHRMPYLDPTWPPPLSAPRGPYHSSVLSVTRPVLVSATRPTLPSAHRPPVISATRPPLAPQPPMIPARHPALPPDHQFPMISASRPDLPSAYQPPIISATHPARPPAHRPPIISARYPELSPAHQSPVFPDTHVTDTQTTTHLPQILASHTPLVTTSNAHQSLVSPDVPVLKAQATHLPIASTVQPPLTTTSRSPVPPAHQVPVPAATRPPALRTTLTSEPPQHPPNQTSLTSPTRPHSKPPQVPREGAHDRKLAPWLPSAAPTAALTAPGEASLAGHSRRDDRWLLVALLVPTCVFLVVLLALGIVYCTRCGPHAPNKRVTDCYRWVTHAGSKGPTEPVPHRGSLTGVQTCRTSV, encoded by the coding sequence ATGCTGCTGCGCCTGCTGCTGGCCTGGGCGGCCGCGGTGCCCACGCTGGGCCAGGCCCCCTGGGCGGCCGAGCCCCGGGCCATCTGTGGCCCCGGCAGCTGCTACGCGCTCTTCCCGCGGCGCCGCACCTTCCTGGAGGCCTGGCGGGCCTGCCGCGAGCTGGGGGGCGACCTGGCCACGCCGCGGACCCCCGAGGAGGCCCAGCGTGTGGACAGCCTGGTGGGGCCCGGCCCGGCCAGCCGGCTGCTGTGGATCGGCCTGCAGCGGCAGGCCCGGCAGTGCCAACCGCAGCGCCCGCTGCGTGGCTTCACGTGGACCACGGGAGACCAGGACACGGCCTTCACCAACTGGGCCCAACCGGCCACAGGGGGGCCCTGCCCGGCCCAGCGCTGCGTGGCCCTTGAGGCCAGTGGAGAGCATCGCTGGCTCGAGGGCTCGTGCACGCTGGCCGTCGATGGCTACCTGTGCCAGTTCGGCTTCGAGGGCTCCTGCCCCGCGTTGCCAGATGAGGCGGGCCAGGCGGGCCCTGCGGTCTACACCACGCCCTTCCACCTGGTCTCCACCGACTTTGAGTGGCTGCCCTTCGGCTCCGTAGCTGCTGTGCCCTGCCAGGCTGGCAGAGAGGCCTCCCTGCTGTGCGTGAAGCAGCCCGAGGGCCGCGTGGGCTGGTCTCGGGCCGGGCCCTTGTGCCCAGGGACCGGCTGCGGCCCGGACGATGGGGGCTGCGAGCACGAGTGTGTGGAGGAGGTGGATGGTCGCGTGTCCTGCCGCTGCGCCGAGGGCTTCCGGCTGGCAGCCGATGGGCGAAGCTGCGAGGACCCCTGTGCCCACGCCCCGTGTGAGCAGCAGTGTGAGCCCGGTGGGCCGCAGGGCTACAGCTGCCACTGTCGCCTGGGTTTCCGGCCGGCCGAGGATGAGCCGCACCGCTGCGTGGACACGGACGAGTGCCAGATCGCCGGCGTGTGCCAGCAGATGTGCGTCAACTACGTTGGTGGCTTCGAGTGCTACTGCAGCGAGGGCCACGAGCTTGAGGCCGATGGCATCAGCTGCAGCCCTGCGGGGGCCACGGGCGCTCGGGCTTCCCAGGACCTAGGGGACGAGTTGCTGGACGACGGGGAGGACGAAGAGGATGAACACGAGGCCTGGGAGACCTTTGATGGTGGCTGGACAGAGGTGCCTGGGATCCCATGGATGGAGGCCACGCAGCCACCTGACTTCGGCCTGGCCTACAGACCTAGTttcccagaggagggagagcaTCGGATGCCCTACCTGGACCCCACCTGGCCACCCCCACTGAGTGCCCCCAGAGGCCCCTACCACTCCTCGGTGCTCTCCGTCACCCGGCCTGTGTTGGTCTCTGCCACACGCCCCACACTGCCTTCTGCCCACCGACCCCCTGTCATCTCTGCCACCCGCCCGCCCCTGGCCCCTCAGCCCCCCATGATCCCTGCCAGGCACCCAGCTTTGCCTCCTGACCACCAGTTCCCCATGATCTCAGCCAGCCGTCCAGATCTGCCCTCTGCCTACCAGCCCCCTATTATCTCTGCCACTCACCCAGCACGACCCCCTGCCCACCGGCCCCCCATTATCTCAGCCAGATACCCTGAACTGTCCCCTGCCCACCAGTCCCCTGTGTTTCCGGACACCCATGTCACTGACACTCAGACCACCACTCATTTGCCTCAAATCCTTGCCAGCCACACCCCTCTGGTCACGACTTCCAACGCCCATCAATCCCTTGTCTCCCCAGATGTCCCAGTCCTTAAAGCCCAGGCCACTCACCTTCCCATTGCCTCGACGGTCCAGCCCCCTCTGACCACTACCTCCAGATCCCCTGTGCCCCCTGCCCATCAAGTTCCTGTACCTGCTGCCACCCGGCCCCCGGCCCTCCGCACTACCCTCACCTCAGAGCCCCCTCAGCATCCCCCTAACCAGACTTCACTCACCAGCCCTACACGCCCCCACTCCAAACCCCCACAAGTCCCAAGGGAAGGTGCCCATGACCGCAAGCTGGCCCCATGGCTGCCCTCAGCAGCCCCCACAGCAGCCCTGACAGCCCCGGGGGAGGCCAGTCTGGCAGGCCACAGCCGGAGGGATGACCGGTGGCTGCTGGTGGCTCTCCTCGTTCCAACGTGCGTCTTCTTGGTGGTCCTACTCGCACTGGGCATCGTGTACTGCACCCGCTGCGGCCCCCACGCACCCAACAAGCGAGTTACCGACTGCTATCGCTGGGTCACCCACGCTGGGAGCAAGGGCCCAACAGAACCAGTGCCCCACCGGGGCAGCCTCACGGGGGTGCAGACCTGCAGAACCAGCGTGTGA